GGCCGCCGGGCCGGACGGCGCTTTGAAGTCGGGACCAAACGGCCCCTGGAACGTGGCCGGGCCGCTGTGCTTTTCGGGGGATTTCCCGGCGAAGTCCCGCGCGCTGCCCGACCTGTCGCCCGGAGACTTCCTGATATTTCTGGACGCCGGGGCCTATACCATGGCCATGTGGTCGCGCTACAACAGCCGCCAGATGCCAGTGGTGCTGGGCCTTGAAGAGGGCAGGCCGCGCGTCCTCAAGAAGCGCGAGACCCTGGAGCAGGTGCTGGCCTTCTGGAAGTGACGCGCCGGAGCCCGCGTCCGGGCCCCCCGCGTGAAGCGGTGAAGACCCAACGTCCAACCTCCAAGGCAGCGAAACGCCACATGCCCACCACTCCCGGCTACACGCTTTGCAAGGGCCTTCTGGACGCAACCGACCGCTACGGCGCGGACTGGTGCCTGCGCGTGGTCCTGGCCGACGGCTCCTTTCAGGATATGGACCGCCGCCGCTTTCTGGACATGGCTCTTGGCGCGGCGGCCTGGATGCGCTCCGTCGGCGTGGCTCCAGGCGACCGGGTGATCCTGTGCCTGGAGAACTCCCCGGCCTGGGGGGCTGCCTACTTCGCCGTCCTGCTGGCCGGAGGCGTGGCCGTGCCCGTGGACATCGCGTCCGTTCCCTCCGACGCCGCCTACTACCTGGAAAAGACGCGCGCCCGCCTGGTGCTCTCTTCGCGCCACGACCTGTTCACGGGGGATTTGCCCGCAGGCTGCCTCTTGGCCCACAGCCTGGACGCCGCCCTGGCGCACGCGCCGCTTTCGCGGGGGGAAATCCATCCCGCCGCGCCGGACGATCCGGCCGTGCTGATCTTCACCTCCGGCACCACCGGCAGGCCCAAGGCCGTGCGGCTCACCCACGCCAACCTGCTGGCCAATGTGGACAGCGTGGCCCGGTGCGGGCTGTTGCTTCCCGGCGACAATCTGCTGGCCGTACTGCCCCTGCACCACGCCTACCCCTGCATGGTGAACCTGCTGGTGCCGCTGCTGCTGGGCGCGCGCACGACCTTCGTGGAGACACTCAAGCCCGAAGCCATCCTTGGTGCGCTCAAGACTGCAGGCGTAAGCATTCTGGTGCTTACGCCGCAATACGTGGGCGTGTTTTACCGGCGCATCCTCAAACGCTTCGAGGACCTGCCCCTGGGCCTGGGGAGGCTTGTTGCGGCGGTCCTCAAGCTCACGGCGCACGTGAAACCCGACCCGCTCGGGGTGCTGCGCCGGGCCGTGCGCAAGGGAGTCGGCCCGAAATTCCGCTTCTTCGTAACCGGCGGGGCCAAGTGCGATCCGGAGGTGATTGCCGGGATGGAGGCGCTGGGCATCGGGGTGCTGGAGGGCTACGGCCTCTCCGAGACCGCCCCCCTGGTGAGCATCAACAAGCCGGACACGGGCAGGCCCGGCAGCGTGGGGCAGGCGCTGCCCGGAGTGGAGGTCCGCATCGACCGGCCAGACGCCGAGGGTTACGGAGAGATACTCATCCGGGGCGCAAACGTGATGCCCGGCTACTTCGAGGACCCGGACGCCTCGGCCAAGGCCTTGCAGAACGGCTGGTTCCACACCGGTGACCAGGGACGCATGGACCCGGACGGGTCCGTCTTTGTGCGCGGGCGCGAGCGCGACATCATCGTGCTGCAAAGCGGCAAGAAGTTTCCCGCCGAAGAAATCGAAAACCACTACCGCCAGGCCCCGAGCGTGGGGGAAATCTGCGTGCTGCCAGGCCCGGACGGGTCGCTGCGGGCGGTCATCACCCCGGACCCGGAATTTTTCAAAACCACCGATTCAACCGACCTGCGCCAGAACATCCGCTGGGACCTGGAGGTGCTCTCGCGCGAGTTGCCGCCATACAAGAGGGTGGGCAATTTCGTGGTCATCTCGGCGGACCTGCCAAAGACGCGCCTGGGCAAGGTGAAGCGCCATCTGGTGGAGAAGATGCTGGCCGAGGGCCAGGATGGAGTCTCAGCCGAGGGTGTGGAGTGGCCTGAACTAGGCCAGGCCGGGGAGGCCGCCCTGGCCGCCATCCGGGAAGCGGCGGGCCTGAGCGCGGACGCGGGCGTCGCGCCGACGTCGCACCTGGAGCTGGACCTGGGACTCGATTCACTCAAACGGCTGGAGCTGCTGACACTTCTGGAGGACGCGCTTGGGAGGCCCGTGGAAGAGGAACGCTTCCAGCGTCTGGCCACGGCGGCGGAGGTGGTGGCCCTGGCCCGCGAGCTGTCCCTGGACTCGGGCAGGGACTCCGCTGTAGGAAGCGGCGCTGGAGCCGGTTCGCCTGACGTGCGCACGGCGGGCGCGGGCTCCGGCCTGCACGGCGACCTGCCGCCCGAACGGGAGCATCGGGTGCGCCTTGATTTCGGGACGCTTGACCGGCTGGCCACTGCGGCGGTGGGCGGGCTTTTGGACGCGGTAATCCGGCTGGGGTTCGGCCTCACGGTGCGGGGAGCACAGAACATCCCCGAGGGCGCGGCCATCATCTGCTGCAACCACGCGAGCTTCCTGGACGGCTTCGTGGTGCTCTCGGCCACTCCCCGCAGGCACCGCATGCGCCTGTATTTCCTGGGGCTGGCCAGGTTTTTCGACGCCCCCCTGGTGGGCACGCTGGCTGCGCGGTTCAGGCTGATCGCCGTGGACGCCGGGCGCATCTCGGAGACCATGCGGTTTTCGTCTTACGTGCTGCGACACGGCAAGCTGCTGTGCGTGTTCCCGGAGGGCGCGCGCACCGTGACCGGGACGCTCCAGCAGTTCAGGCAAGGTCCGGTGACCCTCTCGAAGGAACTCGGCGTGCCCGTGGTGCCAGCAGCCGTCAGCGGGACTTTCGAAGCCTGGCCCGTGGGCGGGAAGCTGCGCCGCCATAAGCTGGCGGTGACGTTCGGCGCGCCCATGATGCCCCAGACGCCGGAAGAGTTGCGGGAAGCGGTGAGGGCGCTGCTGGCCGAAGGCTAGCGTATCTTCACTTCCTGGCCGAAGCCTCCCGGGGCAGCCAGCGCGCCTGGATGGCCGCCAGCGTGCCGTCGTCCTGCATCTCGTCGAAGGCGTTCTCCCACGCCGCCACTGTCGCCTCGTCGCTGCCTTTGGAAAAGGCGATGTACAGCTCCACTTCCTTGAAGGTGAACACGTTCACCATGTCCCCCGGTTTCAGTCCGCAGGATTCCGGCATGGTGGCGATTCCGATGTTGGTGGACACCAGGAGGTCGATCCGCCCGGCCTTGAGCTTCCTGATGTTGAGCATCTGGCTGCTGGAGCTGTCCAGGTTGGTGAATCCTTGGCTCTTCAGGAACTGCTCGCGCGCGTCGTCCTTGTAGGTGCCGATGATGACACCAGCTTTGGCTTCCTCCAGGCTGCCAAGGGGTCTGGCCTTGCTCCTCATGGCAAAGAATCCCCACTTGATGCTGAGGATGGGGCCGACCCAGGTGAAAAGAGGCTCACGCTCCGGGGTGCGCGTGGTGGCGAAGAGAACCACATCAGGCGTGGTGGAGGCCATGGAGTAGGCCCTGGCCCAGGGGAAGACGTCGATGTGGGTGTGGTCGCCGACGCGCTTCTGTATTTCCCTGACGATCTCCACGCTCACTCCGGAGAGGGCGTCGCCCTTGACGATGGTGGAAGGAGGGGAGTCCTCCGTGGCGATAGTCAGCGCGAAGGCTGGGGTGGCGGCGAGAAGGACCGCGAACAGAAGAAAAGTCATTACACGCATGAACTGCTCCTCGATCATGAGGCTGCCACTCGTTCGATGAATCATGCGGCAATCACATGCATGATTGCTGCACGCGATACGTGCTGGCGCGAGTCGCGCGGTCGGGCATGAAAGGCCGGTCCTGGCCTTGACCGGTAGCGGTTGGCCTCGGCTATTTCACTCCCCTCAAATCCTGTTCCAGTTCCGCCAGCACCTCGGCCAGCGCCTGATTATAGGCAGCGGCCAGTGGGGCGGCGTCCTTGCCGCCGGACGCGAAGGGGACCGCCTTGCGGTAACTCCTGGAGAACGCCACGCCGTACGTCTCGTTTTTGTTTTTGAGCAGGAAGAACTGCACTTCCAGAACGGCCTTGGGCGCGGCGCGATCCCGGTAGTCGCCGTACAGGGAGTTGACCATGCCCTCCAGGAGGTGGGTGTCCACCACCTGGCTGGTGGAGTCCACCACGTTGGAGAATATTCCGGCCCGCCCGAGCCACTGCTCGGTAAGCTGGGTCATGTTCTGGGCGGGCTGCACGAAGAAGGAATTGTAATAGTCAGACTCGAACTCGGTCTCGCCCAGGCGGTAGACCATCTCCTTGCCCTGGTAGGCGGGGCTGACCTGCAAGGGGCGCACCTTGAGCACCGATTTGTCCGTTGCCGCAGGGAGGGACTCCAGGCGCTGGGCCGTGATGTTGTAGAGCTTGCGATCCGGCGCGGGGCGCGACAAGGGCGCGGCGCACGCGCCGAGCAGGCACAGGGCCAGCACGGCCAGCAGCGCGCGCGTGTGAATCGTCACGGTGCGTGTCATCTCTTCTCCGGGTTCACCTTGGCCGGGGGGGCGCCGAAGAACAGTCGCGAGGGATTGCGCTTGGCGTCGCCGGTCAGGTCGTTCAGGTTCTCGAACACCTGCTTGCTCTGCTGGAGCAGCCCCTGCACCTCGTCGCGCTGGCTGGCCACCAGGGAGTTCACCTCGCGCAGGAGCTTTCGCAGGTCGGCGATGGTCTGGGGCAGGTTCTCGGTGCCGGTCTTCAGGTTGGCCAGGGTCTGCCCCAGGTTCTTGAGGGCTTCCCGCGCGTCCTTGCTGGCCATGATGTCGTTCAGATGTTCGTTGGTCTTTCGCAGATCCGCGATCAGGCTGTTCACGTTGTCCGAGAGGCCGGGGACGTTGGCGTCCTTCACGGCGTCGCGCATGACCACCAGCAGGGCGTTGATGTTCTGGACGGCCACGTCCACGCCTGCGTCGTCGATCTTGCGCAACAGCTTGGAGAAGTTCTCGAAGGTCTCTTCCAGGCGGGCGATGGTGCTGGGTGCGGAGGGCACGTAGTAGTATTCCGGGGTCCAGCTGATGGGCAGGGGCTTGTTGGCGCGCGGGTTGACGTAGTCCATCTCCAGGTAGCCCGTGCCGGTGAGGCCCTGGGGGGCGATACGTACACGCAGGCCGTTCTCCACCTCGCTCCAGATGGCTTCCTTTAAGTCCTCGCGGCTTTTCAGGGCGATGGCCGATTCGGGGTCCAGGGCCATCTCCACCAGCACGTAGCGGAAGGGGACGTCCTTTATGTCGTGGTATTTGTTGAACACGAACCGGATTCGCTGCACGGAACCGATCTTGACGCCCTTGAACTTCAGTGGCGAGCCGATGTCCAACCCCTGCACGGATTCGTCGAAGTAGCTCTCCAGCATGATCTTGTCCTTGTTCAGGGCGCCGAGCCCGAAAAAGACCAGGATCAGAAGCAGCAGCACGGTCGCGCCGATGATGAACAGGCCAAGCTTGAAGTAGTTGGTTTTCAGGCTCATGAAACGACCTCAAGCCTCCCGGTTGAAGAATTGGCGGACCTTTGGGTTGTCCGAATGGTCGCGCAGTTCGGCGGGCGGGCCTTGGGCGATGATTCCCTTGGTCTGCGGGTCGAGCATGATGACCCTGTCGGCCACGGCGAAGATGCTGGCAAGCTCGTGGCTGACGATGACGAATGTGATGCCAAGGCTTGCGGCCAGGGTCAACACCAGTTCGTCAATCCCAGCCGAGGTGACGGGGTCGAGCCCGGCCTGGGGCTCGTCCAGGAACAGGATGGCCGGGTCCAGGGCCATGGCGCGGGCTATGGCCGCGCGCTTCTGCATCCCGCCAGACAGCTCCGAGGGGAGCTTGTCCTCGGAACCGGCCAGCCCTACGAGCTTGAGCTTCAGGCGCGCCACTGCCTCGCGGGCGTCGCGCGGCAGGCGGGTGAACTCTTCCAGGGGCAGGCAGATGTTCTCAAGCAGCGTCAGCGAGCCAAACAGCGCCCCGGACTGGTACATCACCCCGAAGGACCGCAGGATCTCGCGGAGCTTGCGCCCATGCGCGCCCACGATGTTGCGTCCCTGGATGGTCACCATGCCGGACATGGGCGGGAACAGTCCTATCATGTTTTTCAAGAGGGTGGACTTGCCGCAGCCCGAGCCACCCAGGATGACGAACACCTCGCCGGGCTGCACGCTGAAGCTTACGTCCCTGAGCACGACGTTCTCGCCGTAGCCCATGGTCAGCCCAGAAACCTCGATGGCCGGGCCTTGCATCACCAGCCCATCACGTAGAACACCACCGCGAACACTCCGTCCGCCACGGCGATGAGGATGATGCCCGACACCACCGCGCTGGTGGTGGACTGCCCCACGGAGCTGGCTCCGCCGCGCGTGCGCAAGCCCCGCTGGCAGCCGATGGCGCACACCAGCAGGCTGAACACGCTGGCCTTGAGAAGTCCCCCCAGCATGTCGCCCAGGGTGACCGACATCTGCACCTGGTTGACGAAGGCCACCAGCGGATACCCAAGCGACAGCATCACCAGCGCGCCGCCTACCAGCCCGGCCAGGCTGAAGAACAGCGTCAGCATGGGCGTCATGGCCATGGCCGCAAGCACGCGGCTGACAACCAGGAAGCGCACCGGGTCCAGGCCCATGGTCCTCAGGGCGTTGATCTCCTCATTGACGGTCATGGTGCCTATTTCGGCGGCGAAAGCCGAGCCCGAGCGCCCGGCCAGGATGATGGCCGTGACCAGCGGGCCGAGTTCGCGCAGGAGCGACAATGCCAGCAGGTTGGCCACGAAGATCTCCGCGCCGAACTGCTTGAGCGGCATGGCCGACTGGAACGCCATGATGAGGCCCATGAGAAAGCCGATGAGCACGATGATGGGTAGGGCGTTGACTCCTGCGGTCTCGGCCACGTTCAGGGCGTCGCGCCAGCGGATGGAGCGAGGGTTGGCAGCCGCGCGGACCAGCGCAACGGCGAATTCGCCGATGAAGGCGATGAGGGAATAGATGTCGTCGATGAGGATGGCGGCTTTGCGGCCCACCTCCTCAGGCAGGCTGGGTTTGTCCTTATGGGAGGCTGGCGGCAGGAGGTCCTGCGGGGAGAACTGGTCGTAGAGGTCGCGAAACCGCTGGTTCAGCCCGTCCAGCCGGAATTCTGCCCGCGCCGCCTCGGCGCGCCGCCGCAGCTCCACCAGCAGGGCGAGCCCTGCCCCGTCGCAATAGTCCACTGCCTGGGCGTCCACCGTGAGCCTTTGCCCCGGACTGGCGGCCAGGCGCACTGCCTGGTCCCATATGCCGGACACGCCGTCGGCGTCGAGCCGTCCGGTAAGCGTGACGGCGATCCCCGCAGGCGCGGGCTTGAAAGTCAACGATGTGGGGGAAGCCGGAGGCGTCATGGTGTGAGGCTCGTAAACAGTCGTTTGAGGGCATGTCATCTCTACGCCAGCGGGCTTGGAGGGTCAATGTGCGCCTGTCGGGATGGGGGTGTGGTTCATGACTCTCAGCGTTGGGGCGCGTACGTTCGGGGGCGACGTTTCTTGGGTGGGGAGGGCGAGTGCGAGTGCGTGCCAGGGATTGTCCCGTAGACGTGTTTTAAATACCGGCCTCTGGCCGGTTTTTCC
This genomic window from Fundidesulfovibrio putealis DSM 16056 contains:
- a CDS encoding AMP-binding protein, giving the protein MPTTPGYTLCKGLLDATDRYGADWCLRVVLADGSFQDMDRRRFLDMALGAAAWMRSVGVAPGDRVILCLENSPAWGAAYFAVLLAGGVAVPVDIASVPSDAAYYLEKTRARLVLSSRHDLFTGDLPAGCLLAHSLDAALAHAPLSRGEIHPAAPDDPAVLIFTSGTTGRPKAVRLTHANLLANVDSVARCGLLLPGDNLLAVLPLHHAYPCMVNLLVPLLLGARTTFVETLKPEAILGALKTAGVSILVLTPQYVGVFYRRILKRFEDLPLGLGRLVAAVLKLTAHVKPDPLGVLRRAVRKGVGPKFRFFVTGGAKCDPEVIAGMEALGIGVLEGYGLSETAPLVSINKPDTGRPGSVGQALPGVEVRIDRPDAEGYGEILIRGANVMPGYFEDPDASAKALQNGWFHTGDQGRMDPDGSVFVRGRERDIIVLQSGKKFPAEEIENHYRQAPSVGEICVLPGPDGSLRAVITPDPEFFKTTDSTDLRQNIRWDLEVLSRELPPYKRVGNFVVISADLPKTRLGKVKRHLVEKMLAEGQDGVSAEGVEWPELGQAGEAALAAIREAAGLSADAGVAPTSHLELDLGLDSLKRLELLTLLEDALGRPVEEERFQRLATAAEVVALARELSLDSGRDSAVGSGAGAGSPDVRTAGAGSGLHGDLPPEREHRVRLDFGTLDRLATAAVGGLLDAVIRLGFGLTVRGAQNIPEGAAIICCNHASFLDGFVVLSATPRRHRMRLYFLGLARFFDAPLVGTLAARFRLIAVDAGRISETMRFSSYVLRHGKLLCVFPEGARTVTGTLQQFRQGPVTLSKELGVPVVPAAVSGTFEAWPVGGKLRRHKLAVTFGAPMMPQTPEELREAVRALLAEG
- a CDS encoding substrate-binding periplasmic protein; protein product: MRVMTFLLFAVLLAATPAFALTIATEDSPPSTIVKGDALSGVSVEIVREIQKRVGDHTHIDVFPWARAYSMASTTPDVVLFATTRTPEREPLFTWVGPILSIKWGFFAMRSKARPLGSLEEAKAGVIIGTYKDDAREQFLKSQGFTNLDSSSSQMLNIRKLKAGRIDLLVSTNIGIATMPESCGLKPGDMVNVFTFKEVELYIAFSKGSDEATVAAWENAFDEMQDDGTLAAIQARWLPREASARK
- a CDS encoding ABC-type transport auxiliary lipoprotein family protein → MTRTVTIHTRALLAVLALCLLGACAAPLSRPAPDRKLYNITAQRLESLPAATDKSVLKVRPLQVSPAYQGKEMVYRLGETEFESDYYNSFFVQPAQNMTQLTEQWLGRAGIFSNVVDSTSQVVDTHLLEGMVNSLYGDYRDRAAPKAVLEVQFFLLKNKNETYGVAFSRSYRKAVPFASGGKDAAPLAAAYNQALAEVLAELEQDLRGVK
- a CDS encoding MlaD family protein produces the protein MSLKTNYFKLGLFIIGATVLLLLILVFFGLGALNKDKIMLESYFDESVQGLDIGSPLKFKGVKIGSVQRIRFVFNKYHDIKDVPFRYVLVEMALDPESAIALKSREDLKEAIWSEVENGLRVRIAPQGLTGTGYLEMDYVNPRANKPLPISWTPEYYYVPSAPSTIARLEETFENFSKLLRKIDDAGVDVAVQNINALLVVMRDAVKDANVPGLSDNVNSLIADLRKTNEHLNDIMASKDAREALKNLGQTLANLKTGTENLPQTIADLRKLLREVNSLVASQRDEVQGLLQQSKQVFENLNDLTGDAKRNPSRLFFGAPPAKVNPEKR
- a CDS encoding ABC transporter ATP-binding protein, whose amino-acid sequence is MQGPAIEVSGLTMGYGENVVLRDVSFSVQPGEVFVILGGSGCGKSTLLKNMIGLFPPMSGMVTIQGRNIVGAHGRKLREILRSFGVMYQSGALFGSLTLLENICLPLEEFTRLPRDAREAVARLKLKLVGLAGSEDKLPSELSGGMQKRAAIARAMALDPAILFLDEPQAGLDPVTSAGIDELVLTLAASLGITFVIVSHELASIFAVADRVIMLDPQTKGIIAQGPPAELRDHSDNPKVRQFFNREA
- a CDS encoding ABC transporter permease, translated to MTPPASPTSLTFKPAPAGIAVTLTGRLDADGVSGIWDQAVRLAASPGQRLTVDAQAVDYCDGAGLALLVELRRRAEAARAEFRLDGLNQRFRDLYDQFSPQDLLPPASHKDKPSLPEEVGRKAAILIDDIYSLIAFIGEFAVALVRAAANPRSIRWRDALNVAETAGVNALPIIVLIGFLMGLIMAFQSAMPLKQFGAEIFVANLLALSLLRELGPLVTAIILAGRSGSAFAAEIGTMTVNEEINALRTMGLDPVRFLVVSRVLAAMAMTPMLTLFFSLAGLVGGALVMLSLGYPLVAFVNQVQMSVTLGDMLGGLLKASVFSLLVCAIGCQRGLRTRGGASSVGQSTTSAVVSGIILIAVADGVFAVVFYVMGW